The stretch of DNA GCGATGTCACGGGCATAAGCCTCCTTCTCATCGAGAGGATGCTCGACAGCGCATCCTTTTCTTCTGGTCCTGACGGCCTTCGGACTGTATCCATGGACAAGCACCTCCCGGCGCACATCGCTGCCAATACCGCACAAGCTGCGAGACCCTTGGAACCAGACGACAACGCAGATCCAACCCTCCGCCAGGCGTTGCCGGAAGATGCCGAAGCTATATCCCGCCTGGCCTTTCAATCTCATGGGAATGTCCTGTTCAATGAAAACATCTACTACCCTGACCGTGTCCGGGAAATGATTCATTCCGAGGAAATGACCTCGGTTGTGCTGGAGACTGCGAGCAGGCGCGAGATTGTTGGCCATGGGGCGCTCGTCAAAAGCGCTCCTGAGGCTCATGTCGAAGAAATGACGTTTGGGATTATGAATCCGGGCTTCAGGTCCCGAGGCGGCGCGACCGCCATGGCGAACTTCTTAGAGAGGAACGCTGTGGAGCGTGGAGTATACGCCATCGAGGTATTTGCCGTGACCAGCCATGTCCATTCGCAGCGATCAGTTCTGAGCAACGGTTTTTTAGAATCCGGACTGCTCCTGGACACAATCTCCGCGTCCCGTTTCTGGGTGGACAGTGAAGCTGTCAGGCCGCGAATTGGGAGTGTGATTTACACTAAGTACCTCAAAGGTATTGCCACGAAAGTATTTCATGTCCCTGACCATCATAGGCAGATTGTCGAGCGTATATATGCGCAGCACGGCTTTGTGGTAACTATGGAAGACAGGCTCCCGGACGAGTTTGCGCCAGATGGCGAGGCGACCCTGTGGAGCACGTTGGATATAGTGGAAGGATGGGCCATGATCGGCATAGACGGATATGGACGTGACGTACTGGCCCAGGTGTCTGAAAGAGTGCGACACGCCTGCGCCCAGGGAATCACGGCAATCCAGATGGCCCTCCCGCTTGAGGACCCTGTCACTAGGACGATGACCACAGCTTTTGAGGACATGGGATTCTTCTTCGCCGGGGCTTGTCCAGTATATGACCGCAAGGAGTGTCTCATCCTCCAGTTTATCAATTCCCCACAAACAGAATACGAAACCATAAACGTTCAATCGGACTTTGCTCATGAGATCAAACAGTACGTCATGTCGTGTGACCCGCGTGCAAACCCCCAAAGCCGGAACCAGATCTCATAGAATCAGGAATGAACAAATCTGTGCTTCCAATAGCCGGAAAAGGCAAAAGCGGACATTCCCATTGTTGCTCTTACCACATATGTCATGGTCGGAGACAAAGCAAAATTTCTCGCCGAAGATATGAGCATCTACCTCAGCAATCC from Desulfomicrobium escambiense DSM 10707 encodes:
- a CDS encoding ATP-binding protein; the encoded protein is MEYIDSLTLKLPADASYIPIATFAAKHCAQRLGFSDEDAEKIFLAMEEACVHAFEFGYGGDRETLLITISRTSLGIRLATTFHGLPLKVELLPKYDPARALEYGDVTGISLLLIERMLDSASFSSGPDGLRTVSMDKHLPAHIAANTAQAARPLEPDDNADPTLRQALPEDAEAISRLAFQSHGNVLFNENIYYPDRVREMIHSEEMTSVVLETASRREIVGHGALVKSAPEAHVEEMTFGIMNPGFRSRGGATAMANFLERNAVERGVYAIEVFAVTSHVHSQRSVLSNGFLESGLLLDTISASRFWVDSEAVRPRIGSVIYTKYLKGIATKVFHVPDHHRQIVERIYAQHGFVVTMEDRLPDEFAPDGEATLWSTLDIVEGWAMIGIDGYGRDVLAQVSERVRHACAQGITAIQMALPLEDPVTRTMTTAFEDMGFFFAGACPVYDRKECLILQFINSPQTEYETINVQSDFAHEIKQYVMSCDPRANPQSRNQIS